A window of the Halorussus pelagicus genome harbors these coding sequences:
- a CDS encoding alkaline phosphatase family protein, with the protein MQTLAEVLPYPPSLIIKKLNSLYFTRMDRREYNTQGTNVFAEDWDSLVVLDACRDDQFRAANTLSGDIETKISRGSNTSEFLKANCDGRDLSDTVYVTASPIYYYHRDDIDAEFHEVVNVWNEAGWHDDAKTVLPETTTRYALDAAQQYPNKRLLVHYIQPHYPFIESDTEFDKKHLHDDAENQKSFWHELNHGRLDISRRRLWDLFEENLERALPHVEELVGELDDRTVVTADHGNMFGERARPIPHSFYGHPPKLYTDSLVRVPWLVQQADERREIVSGESRANADADGIDDETVSDRLADLGYVEM; encoded by the coding sequence ATGCAGACGCTCGCCGAGGTGCTCCCGTACCCCCCGAGTTTAATCATCAAGAAACTGAACAGCCTCTACTTCACGCGCATGGACCGCCGCGAGTACAACACGCAAGGGACGAACGTCTTCGCGGAGGACTGGGACAGCCTCGTCGTCCTCGACGCCTGTCGGGACGACCAGTTCCGCGCGGCGAACACGCTCTCGGGCGACATCGAGACCAAGATTTCGCGGGGGTCGAACACCTCTGAGTTTCTGAAGGCCAACTGCGACGGCCGAGACCTCTCGGACACCGTCTACGTCACGGCGAGTCCGATTTACTACTACCACCGCGACGACATCGACGCCGAGTTCCACGAAGTCGTCAACGTCTGGAATGAGGCGGGGTGGCACGATGACGCGAAGACGGTCCTGCCCGAGACGACCACTCGGTACGCGCTCGACGCCGCCCAGCAGTATCCGAACAAGCGCCTCCTCGTCCACTACATCCAACCGCACTACCCCTTCATCGAGTCGGACACCGAGTTCGACAAGAAGCATCTCCACGACGACGCCGAGAACCAGAAGAGCTTCTGGCACGAACTCAACCACGGCCGACTCGACATTTCGCGTCGCCGACTCTGGGACCTCTTCGAGGAGAATCTCGAACGCGCTCTCCCGCACGTCGAGGAGTTGGTCGGCGAACTCGACGACCGGACCGTCGTGACCGCCGACCACGGAAACATGTTCGGCGAGCGCGCTCGCCCGATTCCCCACTCGTTCTACGGTCATCCGCCGAAACTCTACACCGACTCGCTGGTCCGGGTGCCGTGGCTAGTTCAACAGGCCGACGAGCGCAGAGAAATCGTCAGCGGCGAGTCCCGCGCGAACGCCGATGCCGACGGCATCGACGACGAAACCGTCTCGGACCGACTCGCCGACCTCGGTTACGTCGAGATGTGA
- a CDS encoding glycosyltransferase family 4 protein, whose product MTDRRDPTPRRDASRNRERPLRILRVTSDIHPEVPGGLGLHVHSLSKKQAEMGHDVTVLTSDHGDRSLPRTAVRDGYALKRHREVASPVDNSIVPGLAKSLWDLADEYDVVHAHSHLFFSSNVAALVASLTDAALVVTNHGLFSQTANRWVQEVHLRTVGRKTFDAAERVFCYSETDRDRLQSYGVQTPVAVVRNGIDCTTFRPVESDESERAGERNDNGDTLLFVGRLKPGKGVGVLLEAMAELREQFPDLTLRVVGDGPLRASLEEYAADCGVADRVTFAGWRSQEDLPAEYGAASVFVLPSLSEGFPRTVLESLACETPVVTTDLPQLESVLDGVGLTVPPESPGMLASAVGELLADDERRERMGAAGRSLVTDRYSWDRTVERTTAAYYDVLDAEPPAEASPVAEGRTPER is encoded by the coding sequence ATGACCGACAGGCGAGACCCGACACCGAGACGCGACGCATCAAGGAACCGAGAGCGACCCCTGCGGATTCTCCGGGTGACCAGCGACATCCACCCGGAGGTCCCCGGCGGACTCGGACTGCACGTCCACAGTCTCTCGAAGAAGCAGGCCGAGATGGGCCACGACGTGACGGTCCTCACGTCCGACCACGGCGACCGGTCGCTCCCGCGGACGGCGGTCCGCGACGGCTACGCGCTGAAGCGCCACCGCGAGGTGGCCAGTCCCGTGGACAACAGCATCGTCCCCGGACTCGCCAAGTCGCTGTGGGACCTCGCCGACGAGTACGACGTGGTTCACGCCCACTCCCACCTATTCTTCTCGTCAAACGTGGCCGCGCTCGTCGCCTCGCTGACCGACGCGGCGCTGGTCGTCACCAACCACGGCCTGTTCTCCCAGACCGCGAACCGGTGGGTTCAGGAGGTCCACCTCCGCACCGTCGGCCGGAAAACGTTCGACGCCGCCGAACGCGTGTTCTGCTACTCGGAGACCGACCGCGACCGCTTGCAGTCCTACGGCGTTCAGACGCCGGTCGCGGTCGTTCGGAACGGCATCGACTGCACGACGTTCCGGCCGGTAGAGAGCGACGAGAGCGAACGGGCCGGGGAGAGAAATGACAACGGCGACACACTACTGTTCGTCGGGCGACTGAAACCCGGCAAGGGCGTCGGGGTCCTACTGGAAGCGATGGCCGAGTTGCGCGAGCAGTTTCCCGACCTGACGCTCCGGGTGGTCGGCGACGGCCCGCTCCGGGCGTCGTTAGAGGAGTACGCCGCCGACTGCGGCGTGGCCGACCGCGTAACCTTCGCGGGGTGGCGCTCCCAGGAGGACCTTCCGGCGGAGTACGGCGCGGCCAGCGTCTTCGTCCTGCCGAGTCTGAGCGAGGGGTTCCCGCGGACCGTCCTCGAATCGCTGGCCTGCGAGACGCCAGTCGTGACCACCGACCTGCCGCAGCTCGAATCGGTCCTCGACGGCGTGGGCCTGACCGTACCACCGGAGTCGCCGGGGATGCTGGCGTCGGCGGTCGGCGAACTGCTGGCCGACGACGAGCGCCGCGAGCGGATGGGTGCGGCGGGTCGCTCGCTCGTCACCGACCGCTACTCGTGGGACCGGACCGTCGAGCGAACGACCGCGGCGTACTACGACGTGCTGGACGCCGAACCGCCAGCGGAAGCGAGTCCAGTCGCCGAGGGGAGGACGCCCGAGAGATGA
- a CDS encoding carboxylate--amine ligase, producing MSLHEGSVAGAVVPAISHPSSLACARSLSRRGLRSVLVSEDESTEAFRSRYCDESRVVPSPSRNAVAYTEALLAVSRREDVRTVLPVREKDVYVLSKYREEFADHVGTPWPEFDTLRAVQDRIRLYDAACEVGVPTPETHLLTDCADWSRPWILKGRYSVLPTDRGEQGATTPEGESYGLARPPTTRYLSVGEHPDVDRTVADMHHVPIVQEYLGSTDEYGFFALYDEGEAVATFQHRQIRGVHYSGGASAFRQAVSIPELERLGTRLLDHLDWHGVAMVEFLRNPETGDFELMEVNPRFWSSLPFTVQAGADFPYYAWLLANGERERIDCEYEVGAAGHLLSGEASHLLSILRDDVPLVERPSFAATAAEVATSLVRHPRFDYLDLTDPAPFARYAGNRIAGLATRLLGPDVEADSPPVAGDPPQCSRLEVNDPDFER from the coding sequence ATGTCTTTACACGAGGGGTCGGTGGCCGGAGCGGTAGTCCCCGCGATTTCCCACCCGAGTTCGCTCGCATGCGCGCGGTCGCTGAGTCGCCGGGGACTCCGGTCCGTCCTCGTCTCCGAGGACGAGTCCACCGAGGCGTTCCGGTCGCGGTACTGCGACGAGTCGCGCGTCGTGCCGTCGCCGTCTCGGAACGCCGTCGCGTACACGGAGGCGCTGTTGGCCGTCTCGCGCCGCGAGGACGTTCGGACCGTCCTGCCGGTCCGCGAGAAGGACGTGTACGTCCTCTCGAAGTACCGCGAGGAGTTCGCCGACCACGTCGGCACGCCGTGGCCGGAGTTCGACACGCTCCGGGCGGTCCAAGACCGGATTCGACTCTACGACGCCGCCTGTGAGGTCGGCGTCCCGACGCCCGAGACGCACCTGCTGACCGACTGTGCGGACTGGTCGCGCCCGTGGATTCTGAAGGGCCGGTACTCGGTCCTGCCGACCGACCGCGGCGAGCAGGGGGCGACGACTCCCGAGGGCGAGTCCTACGGACTCGCCCGACCGCCGACGACGCGGTATCTCTCGGTGGGCGAGCACCCGGACGTGGACCGGACGGTAGCGGACATGCACCACGTTCCAATCGTGCAGGAGTATCTGGGTTCGACCGACGAGTACGGCTTCTTCGCGCTCTACGACGAGGGTGAGGCCGTCGCAACGTTCCAGCACCGCCAGATTCGGGGGGTCCACTACAGCGGCGGCGCGAGCGCGTTCCGGCAGGCGGTCTCGATTCCGGAACTGGAGCGACTCGGGACGCGACTGCTCGACCACCTCGACTGGCACGGTGTGGCGATGGTCGAGTTCCTGCGCAACCCCGAGACCGGCGACTTCGAACTCATGGAGGTCAACCCGCGGTTCTGGTCGTCGCTCCCGTTCACCGTGCAGGCGGGCGCGGATTTCCCGTACTACGCGTGGTTGCTGGCGAACGGCGAGCGCGAGCGCATCGACTGCGAGTACGAGGTCGGTGCGGCGGGCCACCTCCTGAGCGGGGAAGCGAGCCACCTGTTGAGCATCCTCCGCGACGACGTTCCGCTGGTCGAGCGTCCGTCGTTCGCGGCGACGGCGGCGGAGGTGGCGACTTCGCTGGTTCGCCATCCGCGCTTCGACTACCTCGACCTGACCGACCCCGCGCCGTTCGCCCGGTACGCGGGCAACCGCATCGCGGGACTGGCGACCCGACTCCTCGGTCCCGACGTGGAGGCAGACTCGCCCCCGGTGGCGGGCGACCCGCCCCAATGTTCCCGACTGGAGGTAAACGACCCCGACTTCGAGCGATGA
- a CDS encoding glycosyltransferase family 2 protein, with amino-acid sequence MGVLSSDPESVERDRRDSRPAIGLIATESNGESVERAVRRASDLGYEVFVAPDREETAEFLRDEDGTVVRPDNGNDDDLRVALAAAARSNDYPGLVLSEGVDGRIDYTRSLSTFRARDSYVVPAVKRDNVRAQGTDPIVAGIPAYNEAETIAQIVEVATEYVDEVVVVDDGSADRTAELARRAGALVVRHSTNRGKGAALKSVFDYAERRSCSALVLLDGDGQHLPRDIPAVAQPVLDGGADVVIGSRYLRRGMGSETPFYRRVGQRVLDRSIAFLFGVSVTDTQSGFRALSLDAVEDITVRTNGMAVETEMLDAANRNDLTIAERPIRVQYDVHNGQTYNPVRHGAAVLGRIVQLVARRLLERSSRGRADRRASDADRTTEGERVARRRERAAAPTDTTGDDRSANKREQSQR; translated from the coding sequence ATGGGGGTACTATCGTCGGACCCGGAGTCGGTCGAGCGCGACCGCCGCGATTCGCGCCCGGCTATCGGTCTGATAGCGACTGAGTCGAACGGCGAATCGGTCGAGCGTGCGGTCCGGCGAGCCAGTGACCTCGGGTACGAGGTCTTCGTCGCGCCCGACCGCGAGGAGACGGCCGAGTTCCTCCGGGACGAAGACGGAACCGTCGTCCGTCCTGACAACGGAAACGACGACGACCTGCGCGTCGCGCTGGCCGCGGCCGCTCGCAGTAACGACTACCCCGGACTCGTCCTCTCGGAGGGCGTAGACGGCCGAATCGACTACACGCGAAGCCTCTCGACGTTTCGTGCGCGAGATTCCTATGTGGTCCCCGCAGTCAAGAGAGACAACGTCCGCGCACAGGGGACCGACCCCATCGTCGCGGGCATCCCCGCGTACAACGAGGCCGAGACCATCGCCCAAATCGTCGAGGTGGCGACCGAGTACGTCGATGAGGTGGTCGTCGTGGACGACGGGAGCGCCGACCGGACCGCGGAACTGGCGCGGCGAGCGGGCGCACTCGTTGTTCGACACTCCACCAACAGGGGGAAAGGGGCCGCCCTGAAGAGCGTCTTCGACTACGCTGAGCGCCGGTCGTGTTCTGCGCTCGTCCTGCTCGACGGCGACGGACAGCACCTTCCCCGAGACATCCCCGCCGTCGCCCAACCGGTCCTCGACGGCGGTGCCGACGTGGTCATCGGAAGCCGATACCTCCGGCGAGGGATGGGTTCCGAGACGCCGTTCTACCGGCGGGTCGGCCAGCGAGTCCTCGACCGGAGCATCGCGTTTCTGTTCGGCGTCTCGGTCACGGACACCCAGAGCGGGTTCCGGGCGCTGTCGCTCGACGCCGTCGAGGACATCACCGTCCGGACGAACGGGATGGCCGTCGAAACCGAGATGCTAGACGCCGCGAACCGCAACGACCTGACCATCGCCGAGCGCCCGATACGCGTCCAGTACGACGTTCACAACGGCCAGACGTACAACCCGGTCCGCCACGGCGCGGCGGTCCTCGGGCGAATCGTCCAGTTGGTCGCCAGACGACTGCTGGAACGGTCGTCGCGCGGCCGGGCCGACCGTCGAGCGAGCGACGCCGACCGAACGACCGAGGGCGAGCGCGTGGCGCGTCGGCGCGAACGCGCCGCCGCGCCGACCGACACGACCGGAGACGACCGGAGCGCCAACAAGAGAGAGCAGTCACAACGATGA